From Cetobacterium sp. 8H:
CTGGAGCCTTTCCAAAATGTTGACTAACTTTATTATTATCTGCAACGATTGCAATTTTCATAAAAAACACCTCACTATTTTAATTGGCATATGCCATTAATAAGATAATATAATTTTTTTGTTAATTGGTCAAGAAAAATTATTAAAAATTGACTGAATAAGTTATTTTTGTTAATATACATATAAAAATAGTATATTTTATATGGGAGAGAATAATGACGAGTTTGCTAGTGATAAAAAATGAATTAACAAAATATGCTAAGACAATATCTAAGCTATTTTCAATGGATGTTGGCATTTGTGATAAAAATTTAATAAGAATAACAGGAAGTGGCCCACAAAAGATAGGGGAAAAAATAAGAGGAAGAGCAAATAAAAAAACATTAGAAACAAAAGAAACAACAGTTATTTTAAATCCCAGAGAAGATGATATATGTATTGGCTGTTCTGAAAAAGACTCATGTTTAGAGTGTTTAGAAATATCAACACCTATAAAATATGAAGGTAAAATAATAGGACTTATAAGTTTGGTCTCTTTTGATCCTAAACAAAAAGAAAGAGTTTTAGAAAATTTAAAAAATTATTTAGATTTTGTAGAACAGATGGCTGAATTAATAAGTGTAAGATTTATAGAATATAATGAAAATCTTGAAAAAACAGAAAGAGAAAATATTTTATCTACAATTTTGAATATAATTCAAAAAGGGGTATTAAGGTTTAATGAAAATAATATTGTAACGAGTTCTAATAATTTTGCACTAAAAAAAATAGATTTAGAAAAAGGGGTTATTGGAAAAAAAATAGAGATAATTTCACAAAACGATTACTTGATGGAACAAGAAATTTTTAAGCTAAAAATAGAAAGTAAAGAGTTAGATGTTTTAGGAAAAATTTTACCTTTTGAATCTTTTGGAAAAAATGAAAAAATTTTTATTTTTGATGATATGAATAAGGTAAATGATGGAATTAGAGAGCTTATTGAAACCTCGAATAGTGTTTCTTTAAAAGATATAATAGGAGAATCAGAATTTACTCAAAAATTAAAAGAAAGAATAAAGCATGTGGCACCTTCAAAATCTACAGCTTTAATAACAGGAGAAAGTGGGACAGGGAAAGAGTTAGTAGCAAGAGCATTACATTATCACAGTGAGAGAAGAAATGCTCCATTTGTTGTAATAAATTGTGCTGCAATTCCAGAATCACTTCTGGAAAGTGAATTATTTGGATATGTAAAAGGAGCTTTTACAGGAGCTGATAAAAATGGACGTATGGGTAAATTTGAATTAGCAAATGGAGGAGTTATATTTTTAGATGAGATAGGAGATATGCCACTCTATCTTCAAGCAAAAATTTTAAGAGTCATCCAAGAAAGAAAAGTAACAAGAATAGGATCTAATAGAGTAATTGATTTAGACATAAGAATTATTGCTGCAACAAATGTAAATTTAGAAAAAAAAATAGAAGAAAAAGAGTTTAGAGAAGACTTATATTATAGATTAAAAGTAATTCCTTTTGAAATGATGCCCCTAAGAGATCGAAAAGAAGATATTTTGCCTATAGCAAAAAAGTTAATAAAAAAGTATAATAAGGTAACATCAAAATATATAAATTTTGTAGACATAGATGTGGAGGAAATATTTTTAAATTATAATTGGCCAGGGAATATAAGAGAGTTAGAAAATGTTGTTGAGTTTATGTTTAATTTATCAGATGATACAGATATTTTAAGTATATCAACAATTCCGGATAAACTTTTTGAAAACAAGATAGAAGAAGAGAAAAAAAAATTACCTAATTTAGAGAAAAAAATAGAAGTATTTGATTTTTTAGATGATTTTGAAAATATAGAAAGAGAGTATATAAAAAAAGCTTTAAAATTGTATGGAGAAAATACAGAAGGAAAGAAAAAAATAGCCGAAAAAATGAATATAGGATTAACAACATTATATAGAAAAATTCAAAAATACGGCTGTTAATTTTCATTTTGAAAAATATTTTTTCAAAATGAAAAATTAACAGCCGTTTTTGAATTTTTCTATATAATGTTGTTAATCCTATATTCATTTTTTCGGCTATTTTTTTCTTTCCTTCTGTATTTTCTCCATACAATTTTAAAGCTTTTTTATATACTCTCTTTCTATATTTTCAAATCATCTAAAAAATCAAATACTTCTATTTTTTTCTCTAAATTAGGTAATTTTTTTTTCTCTTCTTCTATCTTGTTTTCAAAAAGTTTATCCGGAATTGTTGATATACTTAAAATATCTGGATCATCTGATAAATTAAACATAAACTCAACAACATTTTCTAACTCTCTTATATTCCCTGGCCAATTATAATTTAAAAATATTTCCTCCACATCTATGTCTACAAAATTTATATATTTTGATGTTACCTTATTATACTTTTTTATTAACTTTTTTGCTATAGGCAAAATATCTTCTTTTCGATCTCTTAGGGGCATCATTTCAAAAGGAATTACTTTTAATCTATAATATAAGTCTTCTCTAAACTCTTTTTCTTCTATTTTTTTTTCTAAATTTACATTTGTTGCAGCAATAATTCTTATGTCTAAATCAATTACTCTATTAGATCCTATTCTTGTTACTTTTCTTTCTTGGATGACTCTTAAAATTTTTGCTTGAAGATAGAGTGGCATATCTCCTATCTCATCTAAAAATATAACTCCTCCATTTGCTAATTCAAATTTACCCATACGTCCATTTTTATCAGCTCCTGTAAAAGCTCCTTTTACATATCCAAATAATTCACTTTCCAGAAGTGATTCTGGAATTGCAGCACAATTTATTACAACAAATGGAGCATTTCTTCTCTCACTGTGATAATGTAATGCTCTTGCTACTAACTCTTTCCCTGTCCCACTTTCTCCTGTTATTAAAGCTGTAGATTTTGAAGGTGCCACATGCTTTATTC
This genomic window contains:
- a CDS encoding sigma 54-interacting transcriptional regulator, producing MTSLLVIKNELTKYAKTISKLFSMDVGICDKNLIRITGSGPQKIGEKIRGRANKKTLETKETTVILNPREDDICIGCSEKDSCLECLEISTPIKYEGKIIGLISLVSFDPKQKERVLENLKNYLDFVEQMAELISVRFIEYNENLEKTERENILSTILNIIQKGVLRFNENNIVTSSNNFALKKIDLEKGVIGKKIEIISQNDYLMEQEIFKLKIESKELDVLGKILPFESFGKNEKIFIFDDMNKVNDGIRELIETSNSVSLKDIIGESEFTQKLKERIKHVAPSKSTALITGESGTGKELVARALHYHSERRNAPFVVINCAAIPESLLESELFGYVKGAFTGADKNGRMGKFELANGGVIFLDEIGDMPLYLQAKILRVIQERKVTRIGSNRVIDLDIRIIAATNVNLEKKIEEKEFREDLYYRLKVIPFEMMPLRDRKEDILPIAKKLIKKYNKVTSKYINFVDIDVEEIFLNYNWPGNIRELENVVEFMFNLSDDTDILSISTIPDKLFENKIEEEKKKLPNLEKKIEVFDFLDDFENIEREYIKKALKLYGENTEGKKKIAEKMNIGLTTLYRKIQKYGC